From Larus michahellis chromosome 5, bLarMic1.1, whole genome shotgun sequence, the proteins below share one genomic window:
- the ATP6V1B1 gene encoding V-type proton ATPase subunit B, kidney isoform isoform X1, protein MDGAGVGWILPCRGCSPPGAHGLGVAMPGVGQEHPWLWGLMVCPSPPSPAYKTVCGVNGPLVVLDNVKFAQYAEIVNFMLPNGTSRSGQVLEVMGSKAIVQVFEGTSGIDAKKTSCEFTGDILRTPVSEDMLGRVFNGSAKPIDSGPPVMAEDFLDINGQPINPHGRIYPEEMIQTGISPIDVMNSIARGQKIPIFSAAGLPHNEIAAQICRQAGLVKKSKDVVDYHEDNFAIVFAAMGVNMETARFFKADFEENGSMENVCLFLNLANDPTIERIITPRLALTTAEFLGYQCEKHVLVILTDMSSYAEALREVSAAREEVPGRRGFPGYMYTDLATIYERAGRVEGRNGSITQIPILTMPNDDITHPIPDLTGFITEGQIYVDRQLHNRQIYPPINVLPSLSRLMKSAIGEGMTRKDHGDVSNQLYACYAIGKDVQAMKAVVGEEALSPDDLLYLEFLQKFEKQFITQGPYENRSIFESLDIGWQLLRIFPKQLLKRIPENILAEYYPREAKPSGQGAASTAL, encoded by the exons ATGGAcggtgctggggtgggatggatcCTGCCCTGCCgaggctgcagcccccctggtgcCCATGGTTTGGGGGTGGCAATGCCGGGAgtggggcaggagcatccctggctCTGGGGGCTGATGGTgtgtccttcccccccctccccagcctacAAGACGGTGTGCGGTGTCAATGGGCCACTGGTGGTGCTGGACAATGTGAAG TTTGCCCAGTACGCCGAGATCGTGAACTTCATGCTGCCCAATGGCACCAGCCGCAGCGGACAGGTCTTGGAGGTGATGGGCTCCAAAGCCATCGTCCAG GTGTTTGAAGGAACATCTGGGATTGACGCCAAGAAGACCTCCTGCGAGTTTACTGGGGACATCCTCCGGACCCCAGTTTCTGAGGACATGCTGG GTCGGGTCTTCAACGGCTCTGCCAAACCCATCGACAGCGGTCCCCCGGTGATGGCCGAGGACTTCTTGGACATTAACG GCCAGCCCATCAACCCCCACGGCCGCATCTATCCCGAGGAGATGATCCAGACCGGGATCTCACCCATCGATGTGATGAACAGCATCGCCCGGGGCCAGAAGATCCCCATCTTCTCCGCTGCCGGCCTTCCCCACAACGAG ATTGCTGCACAGATCTGCCGACAGGCCGGCCTGGTGAAGAAGTCCAAGGACGTGGTGGACTACCATGAAGACAACTTCGCCATTGTCTTCGCTGCCATGGGG GTGAACATGGAGACAGCTCGCTTCTTCAAGGCAGACTTTGAAGAGAATGGATCCATGGAGAACGTGTGCCTCTTCCTCAACCTGGCCAATGACCCCAC GATCGAGCGGATCATAACCCCCCGCCTGGCCCTGACCACTGCCGAGTTCCTCGGCTACCAGTGCGAGAAGCACGTGCTGGTGATCCTGACGGACATGAGCTCCTACGCCGAGGCCCTGCGGGAG GTGTCAGCAGCCAGGGAGGAGGTGCCTGGCCGCCGCGGCTTCCCTGGCTACATGTACACCGATCTGGCCACTATCTACGAGCGTGCTGGGCGCGTGGAGGGCAGGAACGGCTCCATCACGCAGATCCCCATCCTGACCATGCCCAATGATG aCATCACCCACCCCATCCCTGACCTGACGGGCTTCATCACCGAGGGGCAGATCTACGTCGACCGGCAGCTCCACAACAGGCAG ATCTACCCCCCCATCAACGTGCTGCCCTCCCTCTCTCGCCTGATGAAGTCGGCCATCGGGGAGGGCATGACCAGGAAGGACCACGGGGATGTCTCCAACCAGCTG TATGCCTGCTACGCCATCGGGAAGGATGTGCAGGCCATGAAGGCGGTGGTGGGGGAAGAGGCGCTCTCGCCCGATGACCTGCTCTACCTGGAGTTCCTGCAGAAGTTCGAGAAGCAGTTCATCACCCAGG GTCCCTACGAGAACCGGAGCATCTTCGAGTCCCTGGACATCGGCTGGCAGCTGCTGCGCATCTTCCCCAAGCAGCTGCTGAAGCGCATCCCCGAGAACATCCTGGCCGAGTACTACCCACGTGAGGCCAAGCCATCTGGACAGGGGGCAGCCAGTACGGCCCTCTAA
- the ATP6V1B1 gene encoding V-type proton ATPase subunit B, kidney isoform isoform X2: MAATKVHAAAAAALPAAREHVLAVTRDYSSSPRLTYKTVCGVNGPLVVLDNVKFAQYAEIVNFMLPNGTSRSGQVLEVMGSKAIVQVFEGTSGIDAKKTSCEFTGDILRTPVSEDMLGRVFNGSAKPIDSGPPVMAEDFLDINGQPINPHGRIYPEEMIQTGISPIDVMNSIARGQKIPIFSAAGLPHNEIAAQICRQAGLVKKSKDVVDYHEDNFAIVFAAMGVNMETARFFKADFEENGSMENVCLFLNLANDPTIERIITPRLALTTAEFLGYQCEKHVLVILTDMSSYAEALREVSAAREEVPGRRGFPGYMYTDLATIYERAGRVEGRNGSITQIPILTMPNDDITHPIPDLTGFITEGQIYVDRQLHNRQIYPPINVLPSLSRLMKSAIGEGMTRKDHGDVSNQLYACYAIGKDVQAMKAVVGEEALSPDDLLYLEFLQKFEKQFITQGPYENRSIFESLDIGWQLLRIFPKQLLKRIPENILAEYYPREAKPSGQGAASTAL, from the exons cctacAAGACGGTGTGCGGTGTCAATGGGCCACTGGTGGTGCTGGACAATGTGAAG TTTGCCCAGTACGCCGAGATCGTGAACTTCATGCTGCCCAATGGCACCAGCCGCAGCGGACAGGTCTTGGAGGTGATGGGCTCCAAAGCCATCGTCCAG GTGTTTGAAGGAACATCTGGGATTGACGCCAAGAAGACCTCCTGCGAGTTTACTGGGGACATCCTCCGGACCCCAGTTTCTGAGGACATGCTGG GTCGGGTCTTCAACGGCTCTGCCAAACCCATCGACAGCGGTCCCCCGGTGATGGCCGAGGACTTCTTGGACATTAACG GCCAGCCCATCAACCCCCACGGCCGCATCTATCCCGAGGAGATGATCCAGACCGGGATCTCACCCATCGATGTGATGAACAGCATCGCCCGGGGCCAGAAGATCCCCATCTTCTCCGCTGCCGGCCTTCCCCACAACGAG ATTGCTGCACAGATCTGCCGACAGGCCGGCCTGGTGAAGAAGTCCAAGGACGTGGTGGACTACCATGAAGACAACTTCGCCATTGTCTTCGCTGCCATGGGG GTGAACATGGAGACAGCTCGCTTCTTCAAGGCAGACTTTGAAGAGAATGGATCCATGGAGAACGTGTGCCTCTTCCTCAACCTGGCCAATGACCCCAC GATCGAGCGGATCATAACCCCCCGCCTGGCCCTGACCACTGCCGAGTTCCTCGGCTACCAGTGCGAGAAGCACGTGCTGGTGATCCTGACGGACATGAGCTCCTACGCCGAGGCCCTGCGGGAG GTGTCAGCAGCCAGGGAGGAGGTGCCTGGCCGCCGCGGCTTCCCTGGCTACATGTACACCGATCTGGCCACTATCTACGAGCGTGCTGGGCGCGTGGAGGGCAGGAACGGCTCCATCACGCAGATCCCCATCCTGACCATGCCCAATGATG aCATCACCCACCCCATCCCTGACCTGACGGGCTTCATCACCGAGGGGCAGATCTACGTCGACCGGCAGCTCCACAACAGGCAG ATCTACCCCCCCATCAACGTGCTGCCCTCCCTCTCTCGCCTGATGAAGTCGGCCATCGGGGAGGGCATGACCAGGAAGGACCACGGGGATGTCTCCAACCAGCTG TATGCCTGCTACGCCATCGGGAAGGATGTGCAGGCCATGAAGGCGGTGGTGGGGGAAGAGGCGCTCTCGCCCGATGACCTGCTCTACCTGGAGTTCCTGCAGAAGTTCGAGAAGCAGTTCATCACCCAGG GTCCCTACGAGAACCGGAGCATCTTCGAGTCCCTGGACATCGGCTGGCAGCTGCTGCGCATCTTCCCCAAGCAGCTGCTGAAGCGCATCCCCGAGAACATCCTGGCCGAGTACTACCCACGTGAGGCCAAGCCATCTGGACAGGGGGCAGCCAGTACGGCCCTCTAA